In Symphalangus syndactylus isolate Jambi chromosome 14, NHGRI_mSymSyn1-v2.1_pri, whole genome shotgun sequence, one DNA window encodes the following:
- the FABP1 gene encoding fatty acid-binding protein, liver, with protein MSFSGKYQLQSQDNFEPFMKAIGLPEELIQKGKDIKGVSEIVQNGKHFKFTITAGSKVIQNEFTVGEECELETMTGEKVKTVVHLEGDNKLVTTFKNIKSVTELNGDIITNTMTLGDIVFKRISKRI; from the exons ATGAGTTTCTCCGGCAAGTACCAACTGCAGAGCCAGGATAACTTTGAACCCTTCATGAAGGCAATCG GTCTGCCGGAAGAACTCATCCAGAAGGGGAAGGATATCAAGGGGGTGTCGGAAATCGTGCAGAACGGGAAGCATTTCAAGTTCACCATCACCGCTGGGTCCAAAGTGATCCAAAACGAGTTCACCGTGGGGGAGGAATGTGAGCTGGAGACAATGACAGGGGAGAAAGTCAAG ACAGTGGTTCACTTGGAAGGCGACAATAAACTGGTGACAACTTTCAAAAACATCAAGTCTGTGACCGAACTCAACGGCGACATAATCACCAAT ACCATGACATTGGGCGACATTGTCTTCAAGAGAATCAGCAAGAGAATTTAA